A single genomic interval of Dysidea avara chromosome 8, odDysAvar1.4, whole genome shotgun sequence harbors:
- the LOC136263009 gene encoding gamma-glutamylcyclotransferase-like, whose translation MFTNKGRVLYFAFGSNLCKERININCPSAEFQCAAKLEDYQLNFFGHSKMWCGAVASIVSSAGAYCWGAVWSISTDELAALDRQERCGHPMGYTRINVGVCPVDDVTKITCITYEKTDKSQPALPSRPYKEMMLKGATQCGLPGDYITMLETVRDNGYHGEVNLINHK comes from the exons ATGTTCACTAACAAGGGGCGCGTATTGTATTTCGCGTTTGGTTCTAATCTTTGTAAGGAGCGGATTAACATCAATTGTCCCTCCGCGGAGTTTCAGTGTGCAGCTAAACTAGAAGATTATCAACTGAACTTCTTTGGGCACTCTAAAATGTGGTGTGGTGCTGTGGCGTCTATTGTGTCAAGCGCCGGCGCGTATTGCTGGGGAGCTGTATGGAGTATTTCAACCGATGAACTAGCCGCACTAGACAG ACAGGAGAGATGTGGCCACCCAATGGGATACACTAGAATAAATGTTGGGGTGTGTCCAGTTGATGATGTCACGAAGATCACGTGCATCACTTATGAGAAGACAGATAAGTCACAACCAGCTCTACCATCACGGCCTTATAAGGAGATGATGCTAAAGGGTGCAACACAGTGTGGGCTACCTGGTGATTATATAACTATGCTTGAAACTGTTAGAGACAATGGTTACCATGGAGAAGTTAATCTTATAAATCATAAATAA